Below is a window of Nitrospirota bacterium DNA.
GTTGATTGTCTGGATTTATAAAATAGAAGGGCTTCTGTTTCAGGGGAACTTAAGACTTTCAGATATGCGGTCACTTCTTATTTACCCCTCCCTTCCAAAGGAGTTCCTGAGCTTCATGCCCACCTTTGATAAACGCATACAAAAAATATATAAATAAATTTTTTTGGTGGGAACTTATTTATAATTAATAAAACATAATTTTATAATCTTTTCAATAGGGAAAAAGTTTGAATTTGTGTAAAAAAAAGTATTAAATAAAATATAATACTAAAGTTTACAAATATTCATTCTTTAGTTTAATAAAGGGTGGCATAAAAAAGCGATGACATATTTATTTATTGTATTTGGGTAATATCTTAAAAGAATAGAGTGCGAGCTGAAGTCGGTCTGCAACCCCGAGTTTTTTATATATTCTATTACAATGTGATTTTACTGTTTGCTCACTAATATTTAATTTCTGCGCTATTTCTCGATTTCTGAAACCCTGACAGATATGGAACATTATCTCTTTTTCTCTTTTTCCAAGAGGAGCATTGTTAGTTCGATGTATAGATGAGATTAAAGTCATTAATGTATGCCTATCAAGCCAGAGCTCGTCTGACACCACTGCCTTTAAAGCCTTTTTTAATAAATCTGAATCAGCACCAGGAGGTAGAATTCCCACAATTCCAGATGTTATAAAAGCCTTTAAATGTCTGTCTGCTAAAAATCTTAAAGACCTATCACCGATAAGTAGTATTCTGAGTCTATTTTCCTTAAAGAAATCTTCTGGAAGGCTATAAAGAATATTAAAATCAGTATTGTAATCAGATAGTATTACATCTGGTTTGAATTTTAAAATCTCTTTTAAATCAGAGATGAGATTGCCTATGTTAAAAATTTCTATTACATTTATTACTTTTTCTTCTTCAAGAAGTTTTTTTAATCCTTCTGAATAGAGGTAGTTACCGCAACCTATGGCAAGTCTAATTTTCATGCCTAATTACTTATTATTTTAACACTATGGAAGGGATAATTCCAATTGAAATTGCATATTTAACGACGAGATTGCTTCGTGGCTAAAGCCCCTTGCAATGACGAATAGAGAGGGTGTCATCGCGAGCGGAGCGTGGCGATCTCATCGTATAGCTTTTTTCACTTGTTAGTTTTACTTTTTATTTTTATTTCTTTAATTGCCCATTGAGCCAAATCACGTATATAACTGACATAGTCATTAAGCATAATATTCAATGGCTCGATAGCACGTTGATCTCCAATTTTAGCCAGAGCTCTTATTGCTTCAGCACGAAACATCCATGATTTATTATCATAGGCATCAAGTAATAGTGTGTTAATAATTGGTTCAACTGCTTTTGTGCTTTTAATGTTCCCGAGGATAATAACAGCGTTTATTTTGGCTGTAAAGTTATTCTGGCTCTTTATAATAGAAATAAGTGAATCAACAGCAGGTTCGCCGATTTCTGATAAAGCATTCATAGCAGACTCCTTCAGGCGGACCTGTTTGCCATTAATTATTTGAATAAGAGGTTCAACAGCTCGAGCATCACCAATTTTCCCTAATGCTATTATTGTTTCGACTTTTAACTTTTCAGCAGATAGGGGTTCTTCTTTTGATTCATATTTGAGTGAGTTAATAAGTGGTTCCACTGCTTGAGGTTCCTTTAACTCACCTAATATGGTGGCTGAAGATATTTTAGTAATAATATCATCATTATTATTAAGGGCATTAATAAGCGGTTCAACTGCTTCCTTCCCAATATCTCTCACAGCTTCTATAGCTTTTTTGCGAATATCAGGATTTTTATCTTTCATAGCAATTATCAAAAGCTCTGCGGTTCTTCTGTCTTTTTCTTGTTTTATTGCATCAACGACTATTTCTCTCACATCTTTATTTTCGTGTGTAATAAACTCAGAAAGCGAATCAACTCCTTTAGTCTCTTTTGTTAGATTGATTACTTTTTTAAGTGAATTAAGAGAAGCATCTTTAACACATGTTTTCTTATCATCGAGAGCGGAGATTAATGGAATAACTGCACGTTGGTCTCCTATTTCACCAAGTGCTTCAGCAGAATTTTTGCGGACATATGTGTCTTCATCTTTGAGTGATGTTATGAGCGTATCGACAGCAAGAGAATTTTTTATCTTGCCGAGTGCTTTAATTGAATTTCTTCTAACATCAACATTATTACTTTTTACAGCATTAATGAGTGGTTCAACCGCTAAATCGCCGATGTTTATTATTACTTTTAAAGCTTCTTTATCAACAGAAGAGGAAGATATTATTTTGTCATCCCGATGACATATGATGACTGATGTGTCAGAAAGCATTTTTATTAGTTCAGGTATGGCTGACTTTGCTTCTATCCCGATTACAGATAATTTCTGAACTGCTTCACAACGAGCAAGCGGGTCTTCTGAACGAAGGTTATCGATCTGTTTTCTTATGTCAGAGGAATTTTCAGTTTTAGTATTAAGTTGCCCGGCAGAGATGGGTAGATTGTTGATTAGTGTAAACCCAAAAAATGCAATAAAGATTATAGTTATCAGATATTTCATGGATTCTGTTTTTATATTATTATATTATCACCCTCTCTTGACAACACTTTCAATAAAATTCTCCAGAGCTTTAATGCATTCCATGTCATAATAAATTTTATATTTATTCTCAGCGATCTTATTTGAGATGCTTTTTCTCAATTCACAGTCATTGCCAATACGGACAGCTAAATCTATATATTCTTCAAGCGTAGAAGTAATGCATTCTTCTAAACCTATCATTTTCAAGATGGCAGAGCAATCACGACTTCTCATCAAATTTCCGGGAAAAGTAACAATTGGTAAATTAAAATTGATGGCTTCAATTGCTGAATTACAGCCAGACCATCCAATAGGATCGAGAAACACATCAGCGATTTGATAGAGTGAATTGTATCTATGATTATCAAGAAATGGAAGAAAAGTTATATAATCACTTGCGTGGAGATTTAATCTATCAAATGCCTTATAAAGCCTGAGTCGTAGTTGTTCGGTAATATATTCACTTTTAGGATGTTCTGAGAACAGGAATCGGCAATTGTTTACACGTTTTGCAATCAAGGGGAATATCTCATCATACTGTGGTAAAAATTTGTAAAGAGACTGACAGCAGTGATATAGCAAAGAATCATCAGGCAGATTGAAACTTTGTCGATTAATATTTGTTACTTGCGTTTCTAAAGGTGTTATGTAGGCTGAAAGATTCGGTAGTCGCACAAGTTTTTCAGTGTAATGGGTATCACCATCAGGTGGTTCCATTAGAGCACTGCTCAGGAAATAATCAATACTTGGAAGTCCTGTTGTCGTTGGATGACCCCATGAAACGCATTGCACAGGGGCGAGTCTTAGAGATGCCAGCTTTAAAGATAAAGGATCCATGCCAATTTCTGGATAGATTATAATGTGCAGGTTATCATTGCGAATTATTTGAGATAATTTTTCAAAGGAATTGTTTTTTAGAAATCTTTTACAGTATTTTGCAGCAGTTTTAGTCTCATCATCATCTTTTGTCCATGTATAGTATCCAAATAGCTCAAAACGTTCCTTATCGATTTTCTCCATCCATCCCTTAATAGGAATTTTCCATACAGAATGATTATAGAAATAACCTGATATGAATCCTATACGAATACGTTCTTGAATATCCGGCATTACAGGCTTTTCTGCAAGCTCAGGATAACGTGAGGACATTATGTTACAAATTAAATCTCCATAAAGTCTCTGGAGTTCGACATCATTCAATCCCTGGTAAGCTAAATAAAAAGGTTGAATTGTCCCGATCGCTACAGAAGCTTCTTCAATCCGGGAAGAATTTTTTGGGTATATCATATTTTTGAGTTCAATTAATTCGTTTTGATAATTTTTACGTGATGAAGATATACTTGATTCATCCTTGTGGATAATAGGAATTTGTGCAATAGAATGTGCAAATCTCGCAATAAAAGAATGAGGCCTTTGTTTGATTACTTTGTTGAGTGTGGCTAATGCTTCTTCCTGTTTTCCCTCTTCCATAAGTGCTGTCCCAAGATTAAAAAGGATTTCGGGAGATTCAGGTTTGGAATTTAGAGCTTTTTTATAATATTTAATAGCCTCTCTAATATTGCCAGTTTCCTGAAAAACAATTGCAAGATTACTATTTGCTTCGGGATGCTCCGCGTTAATTTTTAAAGCCTCCTGGAAACACTCGATAGCTTTATCAATTTGTATTTCATATTTGAAAAAGATAATGCCAAGATTTACCAATGCATCTGCCATATGTGGATTTAACTTCAATGCATTTTGGTACGATGATATTGCTTTATCAAAAAATCTTTTGCCCTGATATGCAAGACCAAGATTGTAATATGCATGGGCATCAGATTTTATTAGAATTGCTTTTTTTATGTATTCGATTGCTTTGTCATAATTACCGTATTGACAATATAACACTCCGAGGTAATGCAAGGCATAAAAGTTATCCGGTTCAGAAATTAATAATTCTTGATAAATATTTTCTGCCTCAATGAGTCTGCCTGCTTGATGATACTGGATTGCTTTTTTCAGAACATCGGAAGTTTCCATAGTGGTATATTATAAAAATATTTGGTTATATTACAAACTGATTGCTAATTGCTAAACGACGAGATTGCCACGTCGCCCGCCTTCGGCGGTCTCCTCGCAATGACTCATTAGGTTAATTTTCTGATTTCCTCCTCAACTCTCTCGATTATTGTCTTCCAGTCACCCAATGCAGGCTGTCTGAATAACCTCATGGTGGGATACCAGGGACTATCATCTCTATCCAGCATCCATCGCCAATCAGGAACAAAAGGAAGAAGAGTCCATACAGTTTTACCTAATGCCCCTGCAAGATGAGCTACTTCTGTATCTACTGATATAACTAAATCAAGATTTTGTATAAGAGCAGCAGTATCTGCAAAATCATTAAGTTCATCTGTATAGTCTAAGATCTTTTCACCGTCAGGGTGGCTTAATATTTGGTAAGAAGCTTCTCCTTTCTGTAGGCTATAAAAGTTAATATCAGTGATTTTCAATAATTGTGAGAGGACATCCAATGTACATGATCTATTATAATCTTTTCTCAATTCAGGGCTACCAGCCCATGTGAGCCCCACATTTAATTTGGAATTTTTTAGTATTCTGCCATGCCATTTCTGAACCAGTTCTGCATCAATTTTAATATAAGGTATTGGAGAAGGTATATCTTCAATGGTAGTATTGAATAGAAGCGGTAGACTCAAAAGGGGACAA
It encodes the following:
- a CDS encoding response regulator transcription factor, which encodes MKIRLAIGCGNYLYSEGLKKLLEEEKVINVIEIFNIGNLISDLKEILKFKPDVILSDYNTDFNILYSLPEDFFKENRLRILLIGDRSLRFLADRHLKAFITSGIVGILPPGADSDLLKKALKAVVSDELWLDRHTLMTLISSIHRTNNAPLGKREKEIMFHICQGFRNREIAQKLNISEQTVKSHCNRIYKKLGVADRLQLALYSFKILPKYNK
- a CDS encoding HEAT repeat domain-containing protein gives rise to the protein MKYLITIIFIAFFGFTLINNLPISAGQLNTKTENSSDIRKQIDNLRSEDPLARCEAVQKLSVIGIEAKSAIPELIKMLSDTSVIICHRDDKIISSSSVDKEALKVIINIGDLAVEPLINAVKSNNVDVRRNSIKALGKIKNSLAVDTLITSLKDEDTYVRKNSAEALGEIGDQRAVIPLISALDDKKTCVKDASLNSLKKVINLTKETKGVDSLSEFITHENKDVREIVVDAIKQEKDRRTAELLIIAMKDKNPDIRKKAIEAVRDIGKEAVEPLINALNNNDDIITKISSATILGELKEPQAVEPLINSLKYESKEEPLSAEKLKVETIIALGKIGDARAVEPLIQIINGKQVRLKESAMNALSEIGEPAVDSLISIIKSQNNFTAKINAVIILGNIKSTKAVEPIINTLLLDAYDNKSWMFRAEAIRALAKIGDQRAIEPLNIMLNDYVSYIRDLAQWAIKEIKIKSKTNK
- a CDS encoding tetratricopeptide repeat protein; its protein translation is METSDVLKKAIQYHQAGRLIEAENIYQELLISEPDNFYALHYLGVLYCQYGNYDKAIEYIKKAILIKSDAHAYYNLGLAYQGKRFFDKAISSYQNALKLNPHMADALVNLGIIFFKYEIQIDKAIECFQEALKINAEHPEANSNLAIVFQETGNIREAIKYYKKALNSKPESPEILFNLGTALMEEGKQEEALATLNKVIKQRPHSFIARFAHSIAQIPIIHKDESSISSSRKNYQNELIELKNMIYPKNSSRIEEASVAIGTIQPFYLAYQGLNDVELQRLYGDLICNIMSSRYPELAEKPVMPDIQERIRIGFISGYFYNHSVWKIPIKGWMEKIDKERFELFGYYTWTKDDDETKTAAKYCKRFLKNNSFEKLSQIIRNDNLHIIIYPEIGMDPLSLKLASLRLAPVQCVSWGHPTTTGLPSIDYFLSSALMEPPDGDTHYTEKLVRLPNLSAYITPLETQVTNINRQSFNLPDDSLLYHCCQSLYKFLPQYDEIFPLIAKRVNNCRFLFSEHPKSEYITEQLRLRLYKAFDRLNLHASDYITFLPFLDNHRYNSLYQIADVFLDPIGWSGCNSAIEAINFNLPIVTFPGNLMRSRDCSAILKMIGLEECITSTLEEYIDLAVRIGNDCELRKSISNKIAENKYKIYYDMECIKALENFIESVVKRG